In one window of Microbacterium dextranolyticum DNA:
- a CDS encoding amino acid permease, with product MSVMRTKSIERSLADTEEPEFRLKKSLSALDLTVFGVGVVIGAGIFTLTGRAAHEVAGPAIVVSFVVAAIACALAAMCYAEFASTVPVSGSAYTFSYASLGELFAWIIGWDLILEMFLGASVVAQGWSAYLGVLLQQLGAPIPAAIGYGGTVDVMAILLVVVLGALMTLGIRESMRVNLVLVGVKLFIVLFVIVAGILFINPANYSPFVPDAAPRETATGLTQPLLQFLSGIEPMAFGVGGIFAGAALVFFAYIGFDVVATTAEETKNPQRDMPIGIIASLAICTLLYCAVALVVTGMVRYDQLDPAAALANAFAHHGQTWMATVISAGAVAGLTTVVLTLLIGATRIIFAMARDHLLPAGLAKVHPTRRTPWVISVIVTVIVAVVAGVTPVGVLEEMVNIGTLSAFVLVSVGVVVLRRTRPDLTRGFRVPWSPFLPILSAAICTYLMLNLTVETWLRFLIWLVVGFVIYATYSHRHSRLGKDDGAYLDPALPRVVGRDS from the coding sequence ATGAGCGTCATGCGCACCAAGTCGATCGAACGATCGCTCGCCGACACCGAGGAGCCGGAGTTCCGGCTGAAGAAATCGCTGTCCGCCCTCGACCTCACCGTCTTCGGGGTCGGCGTCGTCATCGGCGCCGGCATCTTCACCCTCACCGGCCGGGCGGCGCACGAGGTCGCCGGGCCCGCGATCGTCGTGAGCTTCGTGGTCGCCGCGATCGCCTGCGCCCTCGCGGCCATGTGCTATGCGGAGTTCGCCTCCACGGTTCCCGTCTCGGGGTCGGCGTACACCTTCTCGTACGCCTCGCTCGGCGAGCTGTTCGCATGGATCATCGGGTGGGATCTGATCCTGGAGATGTTCCTCGGGGCGAGCGTGGTCGCCCAAGGCTGGAGCGCCTACCTGGGCGTGCTGCTGCAGCAGCTCGGCGCACCGATCCCCGCCGCCATCGGGTACGGCGGCACGGTCGATGTCATGGCGATCCTGCTGGTCGTCGTGCTCGGCGCGCTGATGACGCTCGGGATCCGCGAGTCGATGCGCGTGAACCTCGTGCTGGTGGGCGTGAAGCTGTTCATCGTGCTGTTCGTGATCGTCGCGGGCATCCTCTTCATCAACCCCGCGAACTACTCCCCCTTCGTTCCCGACGCGGCACCGCGCGAGACAGCGACCGGGCTCACTCAGCCCCTCCTGCAGTTCCTGTCGGGGATCGAGCCGATGGCCTTCGGCGTCGGCGGCATCTTCGCGGGTGCCGCGCTCGTGTTCTTCGCGTACATCGGGTTCGACGTGGTCGCGACCACGGCGGAGGAGACGAAGAACCCCCAGCGCGACATGCCGATCGGCATCATCGCCTCGCTCGCGATCTGCACCCTGCTCTACTGCGCGGTCGCCCTCGTCGTCACGGGCATGGTCCGCTACGACCAACTGGATCCCGCCGCCGCACTGGCGAACGCATTCGCCCACCACGGTCAGACATGGATGGCGACCGTCATCTCCGCGGGCGCCGTGGCCGGACTCACGACGGTCGTTCTGACCCTGCTCATCGGAGCGACGCGCATCATCTTCGCGATGGCGCGCGATCACCTGCTCCCCGCCGGGCTCGCCAAGGTCCACCCGACACGCCGGACGCCCTGGGTCATCTCGGTCATCGTGACGGTCATCGTGGCGGTCGTCGCCGGCGTCACACCGGTCGGAGTGCTGGAGGAGATGGTGAACATCGGCACGCTCTCGGCCTTCGTCCTGGTCTCCGTCGGCGTCGTCGTGCTTCGCCGCACCCGTCCGGACCTGACGCGCGGGTTCCGCGTGCCCTGGAGTCCATTCCTGCCGATCCTGTCGGCAGCGATCTGCACCTACCTGATGCTGAACCTCACCGTCGAGACATGGCTGCGCTTTCTCATCTGGCTGGTCGTCGGCTTCGTGATCTACGCCACCTACTCGCACCGCCACTCGCGCCTCGGGAAGGACGACGGTGCGTACCTCGACCCCGCCCTGCCGCGCGTCGTGGGTCGCGACTCTTAG
- the helR gene encoding RNA polymerase recycling motor ATPase HelR gives METSTAGGSVFDLPERLRAKGDVRLIQDDERAFGRLRAALADTVADAESRLDRARRQRVTGGQEALDRDLDIQRLSRRLRILRRFGVDACVGRIDPVDGEPVRIGRFGVADADGTRLLVDWRAPAAERYFAASHGDPMGVSSRRRYRWLRGRIVDYWDEVFVDDGIDHRAALDDQSAFIASLGQSRTPKMRDVLATIQSDQDATIRAGSDGALVVDGGPGTGKTVVALHRAAYLLYADARLQGGRGGLLFIGPHRPYIDYIDDVLPSLGEEGARVATPADLVTGGQDAREENDPAVRRLKSDARIAAAVERAVRLWQHPPTRATSVPTHWGPVRLSAAQCSGVFEASDGALSHNELRIEAWDRFLDIVADRIGDLRRDSEADPISERWSQGWGEATPADETWLDAVSREGDFDAYGADDEVDAPVRMTLEADSELRARFDAFWPLLDPDALLRGLWRSGAMLRACAPWLGEADIAALTAAGAQGAGWTDVDLPALDVARTLVGDPSVEVRERRRRAEAEAEREIRDAVRDDLIASDDSDMRIMGMLRGQDLRRTLAAPDERALDPFAGPFAHIVVDEAQELSDAQWQMLVRRCPSRSFTIVGDRAQARHGFPESWANRLARVGLDRVRVATLTVNYRTPAEVMDVAGPVIRAVLPDANVPGAVRSSGLPVREGAVSELTSVLDDWEAAHPDGIAVVIGAPWFDGRERVRSLSPVLVKGLEFDLVVIVDPEGWGSGVTGAVDRYVAMTRATGELVLLRS, from the coding sequence ATGGAGACCAGTACTGCGGGCGGGAGCGTGTTCGACCTGCCGGAGCGGCTTCGGGCGAAGGGCGATGTCCGGCTGATCCAGGACGACGAGCGAGCGTTCGGACGCCTCCGCGCAGCCCTCGCCGACACCGTCGCCGACGCCGAGAGCCGACTCGACCGCGCGCGGCGACAGCGCGTCACGGGCGGGCAGGAGGCCCTCGACCGCGACCTCGACATTCAGCGCCTCAGCCGCCGTCTTCGCATCCTGCGCCGCTTCGGCGTCGATGCCTGCGTCGGACGCATCGACCCGGTCGACGGGGAGCCCGTGCGCATCGGGCGCTTCGGAGTGGCGGATGCCGACGGCACACGCCTGCTCGTGGACTGGCGCGCGCCGGCCGCCGAACGCTACTTCGCGGCGAGCCACGGCGATCCCATGGGCGTGTCGAGCCGCCGCCGGTACCGATGGCTGCGGGGCCGGATCGTCGACTACTGGGACGAGGTGTTCGTCGACGACGGCATCGATCACCGCGCCGCGCTCGACGACCAATCCGCCTTCATCGCGAGTCTCGGTCAGTCGCGTACCCCGAAGATGCGCGACGTGCTCGCGACGATCCAGTCGGACCAGGACGCCACCATCCGCGCCGGCTCCGACGGAGCGCTCGTGGTCGACGGAGGACCGGGCACAGGCAAGACCGTGGTGGCGCTGCACCGAGCGGCGTACCTTCTCTACGCGGACGCCCGGCTGCAGGGCGGGCGCGGCGGCCTGCTGTTCATCGGACCGCACCGCCCGTACATCGACTACATCGACGATGTCCTGCCGAGCCTCGGCGAGGAAGGTGCTCGGGTCGCGACACCCGCCGATCTGGTCACCGGCGGACAGGACGCACGCGAAGAGAACGACCCCGCAGTCCGCCGCCTCAAGAGCGATGCGCGCATCGCGGCAGCGGTCGAACGAGCCGTGCGACTGTGGCAGCACCCCCCGACGCGCGCGACGTCCGTACCCACGCACTGGGGACCGGTGCGTCTGAGCGCCGCGCAGTGCAGCGGGGTGTTCGAGGCATCCGACGGCGCCCTCTCGCACAACGAGCTGCGCATCGAGGCCTGGGATCGCTTCCTCGACATCGTCGCCGACCGCATCGGCGATCTGCGGCGCGATTCAGAGGCCGATCCGATATCGGAGCGGTGGTCGCAGGGATGGGGCGAGGCGACCCCCGCCGACGAGACGTGGCTCGACGCCGTGTCACGGGAGGGCGACTTCGACGCGTACGGGGCGGACGACGAAGTCGACGCTCCCGTCCGGATGACGCTCGAGGCCGACTCCGAGCTACGGGCCCGCTTCGACGCGTTCTGGCCTCTGCTCGACCCGGACGCGCTGCTGCGCGGGCTCTGGCGGTCGGGCGCGATGCTCCGTGCGTGCGCGCCGTGGCTGGGCGAGGCGGACATCGCCGCGCTGACGGCGGCCGGCGCCCAGGGAGCGGGATGGACCGACGTCGACCTTCCCGCCCTCGATGTCGCACGCACTCTCGTGGGCGATCCGTCCGTCGAGGTGCGTGAGCGGCGGCGGCGGGCGGAAGCGGAGGCGGAACGCGAGATCCGTGACGCTGTGCGTGACGACCTCATCGCCTCGGACGACAGCGACATGCGCATCATGGGGATGCTCCGGGGCCAGGATCTGCGCCGCACGCTCGCCGCACCCGACGAGCGTGCCCTCGATCCCTTCGCCGGGCCCTTCGCCCACATCGTCGTCGATGAGGCGCAGGAGCTCTCCGATGCGCAGTGGCAGATGCTCGTGCGTCGGTGCCCGTCGCGCAGTTTCACGATCGTCGGCGATCGTGCGCAGGCCCGCCACGGGTTCCCCGAGTCGTGGGCGAACCGGCTGGCCCGCGTCGGACTGGATCGCGTCAGGGTCGCGACGCTCACGGTCAACTACCGCACGCCCGCCGAGGTGATGGATGTCGCCGGCCCCGTCATCCGTGCGGTCCTGCCCGATGCGAATGTGCCCGGCGCCGTCCGCTCCTCCGGTCTGCCCGTGCGCGAGGGCGCCGTCTCGGAACTGACCAGCGTGCTCGACGACTGGGAAGCGGCGCACCCCGACGGGATCGCCGTCGTCATCGGCGCCCCCTGGTTCGACGGACGCGAGCGGGTGCGCTCGCTGAGCCCGGTGCTCGTGAAGGGCCTCGAGTTCGACCTGGTCGTCATCGTGGACCCCGAGGGCTGGGGATCGGGGGTCACGGGCGCCGTCGATCGGTATGTCGCCATGACCCGCGCCACCGGCGAGCTCGTGCTGCTGCGGTCGTGA
- a CDS encoding zinc ribbon domain-containing protein has product MKARPADQLLLLDLARLDATIRVADHQRRNPGQSARVAELLTQRQTQSAELTRLLGERDDARAELARLESDVSLVDARVARDAERLAATSNPKEAQGLERELASLAKRKGDLEDAELELMERLETSDAAVAAQEAVIAATNEEGARLSAEGKAAVARATADGEAAARDRQAVAATVPAELLDLYDRLAARGVGAGLLRRRTCEGCHMVLSGTDLQTLRQAADDDVVMCPECGGILIRTDESGL; this is encoded by the coding sequence GTGAAAGCCCGTCCCGCCGACCAGCTGCTCCTGCTCGATCTCGCACGACTCGACGCGACGATCCGTGTCGCCGACCATCAGCGTCGCAACCCCGGGCAGTCGGCGCGCGTCGCCGAGCTGCTGACGCAGCGTCAGACGCAGTCCGCAGAGCTCACGCGTCTTCTGGGGGAGCGCGACGACGCGCGCGCCGAACTCGCCCGGCTCGAGTCGGATGTCTCGCTCGTCGATGCGCGCGTGGCGCGCGACGCCGAGCGACTGGCGGCGACCTCGAACCCGAAGGAGGCGCAGGGCCTCGAACGCGAGCTCGCGTCGCTCGCCAAGCGCAAGGGCGACCTCGAAGACGCCGAGCTGGAGCTCATGGAGCGGCTTGAGACGTCGGACGCGGCGGTGGCCGCGCAGGAAGCGGTGATCGCCGCGACCAACGAGGAGGGCGCACGACTGAGCGCCGAAGGCAAGGCCGCCGTCGCGCGGGCCACCGCGGACGGGGAGGCGGCGGCGCGAGACCGCCAGGCCGTGGCCGCGACGGTCCCGGCGGAGCTGCTCGACCTCTACGATCGCCTCGCCGCGCGCGGCGTGGGCGCCGGTCTTCTGCGCCGTCGCACGTGCGAAGGGTGCCACATGGTGCTCTCCGGCACCGACCTGCAGACGCTGCGTCAGGCCGCCGATGACGATGTCGTGATGTGCCCCGAGTGCGGCGGCATCCTCATCCGCACCGACGAATCGGGTCTGTGA
- a CDS encoding bifunctional 3'-5' exonuclease/DNA polymerase → MRASPRWRVVAHDGERVVVVDLDEAGAETARRWCSPMEWREAVTASDAAVRWVWSDTARWYPELLDAGVTVARCHDLRLCRAIVRSSELVTAPELRSPSDWDAPAVDGTSVRDPGLFDLDDLGDRMRGVPDDIAAVLAEFARQQVAVAAASDPSRLRLLLAAESAGGLLAAELHAAGLPWSRAVHEAILTETLGARPAAGAVPERVRELGADVRTALGDPTASLDSQPKLLRSLHRVGVLARSTSRWELADYDHPAIAPLLQYKKLTRLASANGWAWLDEWAGDGRFRPVYVPGGVVTGRWASSGGGALQLPRQLRPAVHADPGWVLVVADVAQLEPRVLAAISGDVSLADAARGRDLYDGLVAAGTVPSRAEAKIAMLGAMYGATTGDSGRLVPALRRAYPRAMGLVDAAARTGEEGGVVSTWLGRSAPPPPAEWHAVQDRAGAPDASETDRDRARRSARDRGRFTRNFVVQGTAAEWALAWLADLRGSLAEIAPQAGTPAEASGPVFSRRPHLCFFLHDEIIVHSPAELADQVAAMVRESAARAAHLLFGGFPIDFPLDLRIAQDAAKT, encoded by the coding sequence ATGAGGGCGTCGCCGCGATGGCGCGTCGTCGCGCACGACGGCGAGCGCGTCGTCGTCGTCGATCTCGATGAGGCCGGCGCCGAAACCGCACGCCGGTGGTGCAGCCCCATGGAGTGGCGCGAGGCGGTGACGGCGAGCGACGCGGCCGTGCGCTGGGTGTGGAGCGACACGGCGCGGTGGTATCCCGAGCTGCTGGATGCCGGTGTCACCGTCGCCCGCTGCCACGATCTGCGCCTCTGCCGGGCGATCGTGCGGTCGAGCGAGCTCGTCACGGCACCGGAACTGCGTTCCCCGAGCGACTGGGATGCGCCTGCTGTCGACGGGACGAGTGTTCGGGACCCGGGTTTGTTCGACCTCGACGACCTCGGCGACCGCATGCGTGGGGTGCCGGACGACATCGCGGCGGTGCTCGCGGAGTTCGCCCGTCAGCAGGTGGCCGTCGCCGCGGCATCCGACCCGTCACGCCTGCGTCTGCTGCTCGCCGCCGAGTCGGCGGGTGGGCTTCTCGCGGCGGAGCTCCACGCGGCGGGCCTGCCGTGGAGCCGTGCCGTGCACGAGGCGATCCTCACCGAGACGCTCGGGGCGCGCCCTGCGGCGGGCGCCGTTCCCGAACGGGTGCGTGAACTCGGCGCCGACGTCCGCACGGCCCTCGGCGACCCGACGGCCAGCCTCGACTCGCAGCCGAAGCTCCTGCGGAGTCTGCACCGGGTGGGTGTCCTTGCACGCTCGACGAGTCGATGGGAGCTCGCCGACTACGACCACCCCGCGATCGCGCCGCTCCTCCAGTACAAGAAGCTGACCCGACTCGCGAGCGCCAACGGATGGGCCTGGCTCGACGAGTGGGCTGGCGACGGCAGGTTTCGGCCCGTGTACGTTCCCGGCGGGGTCGTCACCGGGCGGTGGGCGTCGTCGGGCGGCGGTGCGCTGCAGCTGCCCCGCCAGCTGCGCCCGGCGGTGCACGCCGACCCCGGGTGGGTGCTCGTGGTGGCCGACGTCGCGCAGCTGGAGCCGCGGGTACTCGCCGCGATCTCCGGCGACGTCTCCCTCGCCGATGCTGCGCGGGGGCGAGACCTTTACGACGGGCTCGTGGCGGCGGGGACCGTGCCCAGCCGCGCCGAGGCCAAGATCGCGATGCTCGGCGCCATGTACGGCGCGACGACGGGTGACAGCGGGCGGCTCGTTCCCGCGCTGCGGCGGGCCTACCCGCGCGCGATGGGTCTCGTAGATGCGGCGGCGCGCACGGGCGAAGAGGGCGGCGTCGTCAGCACCTGGCTCGGCAGATCCGCTCCGCCGCCGCCCGCGGAATGGCACGCCGTGCAGGACCGTGCCGGTGCGCCGGATGCCTCGGAGACCGACCGCGATCGTGCGCGTCGCTCGGCGCGTGATCGCGGGCGGTTCACGCGCAACTTCGTCGTGCAGGGCACCGCCGCAGAGTGGGCGCTCGCGTGGCTCGCGGACCTTCGAGGGAGCCTGGCCGAGATCGCACCTCAGGCGGGGACCCCGGCGGAGGCATCCGGCCCCGTCTTCTCGCGTCGGCCGCATCTGTGCTTCTTCCTGCACGACGAGATCATCGTGCACAGCCCCGCAGAGCTCGCCGACCAGGTCGCAGCGATGGTGCGGGAATCCGCTGCGCGTGCCGCGCACCTGCTCTTCGGCGGGTTCCCGATCGATTTCCCCCTCGACCTGCGGATCGCTCAGGATGCCGCGAAGACGTGA
- a CDS encoding SPOR domain-containing protein — MSAGEDKFWYNLTTGAVERGFESPAIDRAGPFDTEEEAANAPKLLAERSRAWSDEDAEDDA, encoded by the coding sequence ATGTCCGCCGGCGAAGACAAGTTCTGGTACAACCTCACCACCGGCGCGGTCGAGCGCGGCTTCGAGTCGCCGGCCATCGACCGTGCGGGCCCGTTCGATACCGAGGAAGAGGCCGCGAACGCCCCGAAGCTGCTCGCAGAGCGCTCCCGCGCCTGGTCCGACGAGGACGCCGAAGACGACGCCTGA
- the ppgK gene encoding polyphosphate--glucose phosphotransferase — MTTKATRAVGVDIGGTGIKGALVDLEAGVLLSDRVKVPTPKGAEPDDVLKAVRTVLDTLGVTDADIPLGVAFPAIVKHGRTLSAANVADTWIGFEAEKFFEDGLGREIHFANDADVAGLAEARYGAARGVDGLVLLTTLGTGIGTAMLHNGVLIPNAELGHLPRADKSTDFEAWAAYSAVEREELSWPKWAKRLQSYYSTLEFLLSPDLFIVGGGVSKHSDQFLPLLDLQTPIVPAVHRNNAGIIGAAALGLAHETGTEAEDAARDIVGTTD, encoded by the coding sequence ATGACGACGAAGGCGACCCGTGCGGTCGGAGTGGACATCGGCGGCACCGGCATCAAGGGTGCCCTCGTAGACCTGGAGGCCGGAGTCCTCCTCAGCGACCGGGTCAAGGTTCCGACGCCGAAGGGAGCCGAACCCGACGACGTGCTGAAGGCCGTCCGCACCGTACTCGACACTCTGGGCGTGACCGATGCCGACATCCCCCTCGGTGTGGCTTTTCCGGCCATCGTGAAGCACGGTCGGACACTCTCGGCCGCCAACGTCGCCGACACGTGGATCGGCTTCGAAGCCGAGAAGTTCTTCGAGGACGGTCTCGGACGCGAAATCCACTTCGCGAACGATGCGGACGTCGCCGGACTCGCCGAGGCGCGCTACGGAGCGGCACGTGGGGTCGACGGGCTCGTTCTGCTGACGACGCTCGGCACCGGGATCGGGACGGCGATGCTCCACAACGGGGTGCTGATCCCGAACGCGGAACTCGGCCACCTGCCGCGGGCCGACAAGTCGACCGATTTCGAGGCGTGGGCGGCGTACTCCGCAGTGGAGCGCGAGGAGCTCAGCTGGCCGAAGTGGGCGAAGCGCCTGCAGTCCTACTACAGCACGCTCGAGTTCCTGCTCAGCCCCGACCTGTTCATCGTCGGCGGCGGCGTGTCGAAGCACTCCGACCAGTTCCTGCCGCTGCTCGACCTGCAGACGCCGATCGTTCCCGCCGTCCATCGCAACAACGCCGGCATCATCGGAGCGGCGGCACTGGGCCTGGCGCATGAAACGGGCACAGAGGCCGAGGACGCCGCACGAGACATCGTCGGCACCACCGACTGA
- a CDS encoding ClbS/DfsB family four-helix bundle protein, giving the protein MAVPQSKAELTRAVTDGYDRMVDDLQRVPADAVRELTMPGHAQGTLMSPADLVAYLIGWNELVLSWHAQRAAGVEPAFPAEGYRWNQLGELAGSFYTQCADLSWSELLDRFDRAEKAILALIDRLDDAALYGAPWYGTHTAGRMIQFNTSSPYANARTRLRRWLREREAAEHAAGR; this is encoded by the coding sequence ATGGCCGTCCCGCAGAGCAAGGCGGAACTCACGCGCGCGGTGACCGACGGGTACGACCGGATGGTCGACGACCTCCAACGGGTACCTGCGGATGCCGTGCGCGAGCTGACGATGCCGGGCCACGCACAGGGCACGCTGATGTCCCCAGCGGACCTCGTCGCGTATCTCATCGGATGGAACGAGCTGGTCCTGTCCTGGCACGCACAGCGCGCCGCCGGGGTCGAACCCGCTTTCCCCGCCGAGGGGTACCGATGGAATCAGCTCGGCGAGCTCGCCGGAAGCTTCTACACGCAGTGCGCCGACCTCTCCTGGAGCGAGCTGCTCGATCGATTCGACCGCGCAGAGAAGGCGATCCTCGCCCTCATCGACAGGCTCGACGATGCTGCGCTCTACGGCGCCCCGTGGTACGGCACGCATACGGCCGGCCGCATGATCCAGTTCAACACCTCGTCTCCCTACGCCAACGCCCGCACGCGGCTGCGGCGGTGGTTGCGCGAGCGCGAGGCGGCCGAACACGCTGCGGGCCGCTAG